A region from the uncultured Bacteroides sp. genome encodes:
- a CDS encoding adenosine kinase: MDKIIGLGNALVDVLATLNDDTILAEMELPKGSMQLIDDTKLQMINERFSRMKTHLATGGCTGNAILGLACLGADTGFIGKVGNDTYGDFYRENLLKNGIEQKLLTCSLPSGVASTFISPDGERTFGTYLGAASTLMAEDLSLDMFKGYTYFLIEGYLVQNHDMILRGIELAKEAGLQICLDMASYNIVENDLDFFSLLVNRYVDILFANEEEAKAFTGKEPEEALAIIAKMCSIAVVKLGARGSYVRKGTEEVRVTALPVAKVIDTTGAGDYFAAGFLYGLTCGYSLEKCAKIGSVLSGNVIQIIGTTLSKAQWDEIKLNISEIL; this comes from the coding sequence ATGGACAAAATAATAGGATTAGGCAATGCCCTTGTAGACGTGCTTGCCACCCTAAACGATGATACAATTCTTGCTGAAATGGAATTACCCAAAGGCAGCATGCAGCTTATTGATGATACTAAATTACAGATGATTAACGAACGCTTTAGTCGGATGAAAACCCATCTGGCTACTGGTGGCTGTACCGGCAATGCTATTCTCGGTCTGGCTTGTCTGGGTGCTGATACGGGTTTCATAGGTAAAGTAGGCAATGATACTTATGGCGATTTTTATAGAGAAAATTTACTCAAGAACGGAATAGAGCAAAAATTACTGACTTGTAGTCTTCCTTCCGGGGTTGCCTCTACTTTTATTTCTCCTGACGGAGAACGGACATTTGGCACTTATCTTGGTGCTGCTTCTACTCTAATGGCCGAAGATCTCTCTCTGGATATGTTCAAAGGCTATACTTATTTTCTTATTGAAGGATACCTTGTACAAAATCATGATATGATTTTGCGTGGCATTGAATTGGCCAAAGAAGCCGGTTTGCAGATTTGCCTTGATATGGCAAGCTATAATATTGTAGAGAATGATCTTGATTTTTTCTCTCTATTGGTTAACAGGTATGTTGATATTCTGTTTGCTAATGAGGAAGAAGCCAAAGCTTTTACCGGGAAAGAACCGGAGGAGGCGTTGGCAATAATAGCTAAGATGTGTAGCATCGCTGTCGTTAAATTAGGTGCTCGCGGATCTTATGTGCGTAAAGGCACAGAAGAGGTGAGAGTCACCGCATTGCCTGTTGCTAAGGTCATTGATACAACGGGTGCCGGAGATTATTTTGCCGCTGGCTTTTTATATGGACTGACTTGTGGTTATTCACTGGAGAAATGTGCTAAAATAGGTTCGGTTCTTTCAGGAAATGTTATTCAGATTATAGGAACGACCCTATCTAAAGCTCAGTGGGATGAAATAAAGTTAAATATTAGTGAGATTTTATAG
- a CDS encoding S41 family peptidase: protein MKRFLNRRTILLLIVVLAVGVFFGFRSSDNRNFQLAKNMEIFNAIVKELDMFYVDTIDPNKTVREGIDDMLMSLDPYTNYFPEEDQSELEQMINGSYGGIGSVITYDQKRKRSLIAEPYEGMPAAQAGLKVGDVLMEIDGKDLAGKNSTEVSEMLKGQAGTSFALTVERPGVKKPLLFNIVRKSIQLPTVPYYGLASNKVGYINLSSFSGNPSKEFKQAFLDLKKNKGISSLVIDLRGNGGGLLDEAVEIANFFVPRGKTIVVTKGKIKQASNTYKTLREPLDTEIPIVVLVNSGTASSSEILAGSLQDLDRAVIIGNRTFGKGLVQVPRSLPYGGTLKVTTSKYYIPSGRCVQAIDYKHRNEDGSVARMPDSLTTVFHTADGREVRDGGGITPDIEMEQKKLPNILFYLMNDNLIFNYATSYCLKHPTIASPDKFTLTDNDYADFKTMVGTSDFKYDQQSEKVFKALKEAAEFEGYMDGASAEFKALEKKLTHNLDRDLDYFSKDIKNMISVEIVKRYYYQKGSIIQQLKDDDDLQQAIKVLNNPAKYKEILTPSKK from the coding sequence ATGAAAAGATTTTTAAATAGACGTACTATTCTTTTGCTGATAGTTGTTCTGGCTGTTGGGGTGTTCTTCGGCTTCAGAAGCAGTGACAATCGCAATTTCCAGTTGGCTAAGAATATGGAGATATTCAATGCTATCGTTAAAGAACTTGATATGTTTTATGTAGATACGATAGACCCCAATAAAACGGTTCGCGAAGGAATCGACGACATGTTGATGTCTCTGGACCCGTATACCAATTATTTTCCTGAAGAAGATCAGAGTGAATTGGAACAAATGATTAATGGCTCTTATGGAGGCATCGGTTCTGTTATCACTTACGATCAAAAACGGAAGCGATCTCTGATTGCAGAACCTTATGAAGGAATGCCTGCTGCACAGGCGGGATTGAAAGTTGGGGATGTGTTGATGGAAATAGACGGTAAAGATTTGGCCGGTAAAAACAGCACGGAAGTGAGCGAAATGCTTAAAGGGCAGGCGGGCACTAGTTTTGCTCTTACAGTAGAGCGTCCGGGTGTTAAGAAACCGCTTCTTTTCAATATCGTGCGTAAATCGATTCAGTTGCCTACTGTTCCATATTATGGCTTAGCAAGTAATAAAGTGGGCTATATAAACCTGAGTAGTTTTTCCGGTAATCCCTCCAAAGAATTTAAACAAGCTTTTCTGGATTTGAAGAAGAATAAAGGAATTTCTTCGCTTGTGATTGACTTACGTGGCAACGGAGGAGGTTTACTCGATGAGGCTGTAGAAATAGCGAATTTCTTTGTGCCTCGTGGAAAAACAATCGTTGTTACAAAAGGAAAAATTAAGCAGGCCAGCAATACTTATAAAACTCTCAGAGAGCCTTTGGATACGGAAATTCCTATTGTGGTACTTGTAAATAGCGGTACAGCCTCTTCTTCCGAAATATTGGCCGGTTCCCTGCAAGATCTTGATCGGGCTGTTATTATTGGTAACCGTACTTTCGGAAAAGGCTTGGTTCAGGTTCCTCGTTCGTTGCCTTATGGAGGGACATTGAAAGTAACTACTTCTAAATACTATATACCTAGTGGGAGGTGTGTTCAGGCTATTGATTATAAACATAGGAATGAAGATGGCAGCGTGGCTCGTATGCCGGATAGCCTGACTACGGTGTTTCATACGGCAGACGGACGTGAAGTGCGCGATGGTGGCGGAATTACACCCGATATAGAAATGGAACAAAAGAAATTACCTAATATTCTTTTCTATTTGATGAATGATAATCTTATCTTTAACTATGCAACCAGTTATTGCTTAAAGCACCCTACAATAGCTTCGCCGGATAAATTTACTTTAACGGATAATGATTATGCTGATTTTAAAACAATGGTAGGGACTTCGGATTTTAAATACGATCAACAAAGCGAGAAAGTGTTTAAAGCATTGAAGGAAGCTGCCGAGTTTGAAGGCTATATGGATGGAGCTTCTGCCGAGTTCAAGGCTTTAGAAAAGAAGCTGACTCATAATCTGGATCGTGATTTAGATTATTTCTCTAAAGACATTAAGAACATGATATCTGTGGAAATCGTTAAGCGATACTATTATCAAAAGGGCAGTATTATACAGCAATTAAAAGATGATGATGATTTGCAACAGGCTATCAAGGTATTGAATAATCCGGCAAAATACAAAGAGATTCTAACTCCGTCTAAGAAATAG
- a CDS encoding prolyl oligopeptidase family serine peptidase, whose product MKKLIILCGFFLLSFYALAQGEYEKKVFISSAGDSLNYRLLRPEVLKSGKKYPVVLFLHGSGERGNDNEKQLTHGCRMFQNPVNREKYPAFVLCPQCPLTGYWGYSSRPVSFLPSEMPASTEELTPVFRSVKELLDTYLAMPQVDKSRIYIIGLSMGGMGTYDLVCRFPEIFAAAVPICGTVNPLRLKSAKNVSFRIFHGDSDDVVPVEGSREAYKALKACGAKVEYIEFPGCNHGSWNPAFNYPDFMSWLFSQRKK is encoded by the coding sequence ATGAAAAAGTTAATTATTTTATGTGGTTTTTTCTTGTTGAGTTTTTACGCGCTGGCACAAGGAGAATATGAAAAGAAAGTATTTATATCTTCTGCCGGTGATTCGTTGAACTATAGGTTGCTTCGTCCTGAGGTTCTGAAGTCGGGAAAGAAATATCCCGTAGTATTGTTTTTGCACGGTTCGGGCGAACGTGGCAATGATAATGAGAAGCAACTTACGCATGGTTGCCGAATGTTTCAAAATCCGGTGAACAGAGAGAAATATCCGGCTTTTGTATTATGTCCTCAGTGTCCATTGACCGGCTATTGGGGATATTCTTCACGTCCCGTATCTTTTCTGCCTTCAGAAATGCCGGCTTCAACAGAAGAATTGACTCCTGTTTTTCGTAGCGTGAAAGAGTTGCTCGATACTTATCTTGCTATGCCTCAGGTAGATAAGAGTCGTATTTATATTATCGGACTTTCAATGGGAGGAATGGGAACGTATGATTTGGTCTGTCGTTTTCCTGAAATATTTGCGGCGGCAGTACCTATTTGCGGTACGGTAAATCCATTGCGACTGAAAAGTGCGAAAAACGTTAGTTTCCGTATCTTTCATGGTGACAGCGACGATGTTGTTCCGGTTGAAGGCTCTCGTGAAGCATATAAGGCATTAAAAGCCTGCGGAGCTAAGGTAGAATATATAGAGTTTCCCGGTTGCAATCATGGAAGTTGGAACCCGGCTTTCAATTATCCCGATTTTATGAGTTGGCTCTTTAGCCAAAG